The following proteins come from a genomic window of Candidatus Aegiribacteria sp.:
- a CDS encoding ChaN family lipoprotein, with product MELLIVALLALSPPNGIIHHEGNTVSSEEMINMLENVQVVFIGEKHDDALAHEWELFIWTNLASDERSLALEMFETDVQELLDTYIAGELGLDELLESARPWNNYMEAYHPMVEHAAQNGLNVVAANVPRHFAATVARNGWMGLREADGSDFFEEISIDSTNDFYRQQFLGTMDAIGDQMQTMPMNPVNMYRAQLLKDAVMASSIKGISCVFVCGSFHSDYRSGIPDQLEPGVSYLTVCIVGEDESWETGQADFVIVRGI from the coding sequence TTGGAACTTTTAATTGTTGCTCTACTTGCGCTTTCGCCCCCAAACGGAATAATACACCACGAAGGAAATACCGTATCCTCCGAAGAGATGATAAACATGCTTGAAAACGTTCAGGTAGTATTCATCGGGGAAAAGCACGATGACGCTCTCGCTCATGAATGGGAACTGTTCATCTGGACTAACCTTGCTTCCGATGAAAGATCCCTTGCTCTTGAGATGTTCGAGACCGATGTGCAGGAGCTGCTCGACACTTACATTGCAGGAGAACTTGGCCTTGATGAGCTTCTTGAATCGGCCAGACCCTGGAATAACTACATGGAAGCTTACCACCCCATGGTAGAACACGCTGCGCAGAATGGTCTAAATGTTGTCGCGGCCAATGTACCGCGACACTTTGCGGCAACGGTTGCAAGAAACGGATGGATGGGTCTAAGGGAAGCAGATGGTTCCGATTTCTTCGAGGAAATCAGCATCGATTCCACTAACGATTTCTACAGGCAGCAATTCCTTGGAACCATGGACGCCATAGGAGACCAGATGCAAACCATGCCCATGAACCCGGTTAACATGTACCGAGCCCAGCTCCTGAAGGATGCCGTAATGGCATCCTCGATAAAGGGAATCAGCTGTGTGTTCGTCTGCGGGAGTTTTCACAGCGATTACCGCTCCGGAATCCCCGATCAGCTGGAGCCGGGAGTATCGTATCTCACCGTCTGTATAGTGGGTGAGGATGAGTCCTGGGAAACCGGCCAGGCGGATTTCGTCATCGTCCGCGGCATATGA
- a CDS encoding serpin family protein, with amino-acid sequence MKALTNLSAMTVILLITVSGCLAETSALLLEAQPITDEHAVQNLVKGNNEFALDLYEKVCDIQESDNIFFSPYSISSALGMTYNGARGQTAVDMALVLHFTLPVEAVNRAFHSLTETLSSADYLGAESGHPFTLSISNGLWVQNGFTLLDEYVDEVTRYYSAAVRNLDFIDASEHSREIINDWVAESTMNRIMDLIPPGVLKEDTRVVLTNAVYFKASWRRPFDESITFDAPFTLIDGSEIDVPMMNQTNYFNFISTEGCSAVELDYAEGNAGMLILLPDGDIREFQKDLDADMLETIRRRLSSCNVSLSLPRFEFSRSMQLSQILKTLGMESAFGGGADFSGFTGSPDLFISEVLHKAFVKVDEEGTEAAAATAVIMGLTAIPAQPVEMNLNRPFMFFILDTETGSIVFMGRVMDPSM; translated from the coding sequence ATGAAAGCGTTAACAAATCTATCGGCAATGACAGTTATCCTTCTCATAACCGTTTCAGGATGCCTGGCTGAGACTAGCGCATTGTTACTTGAAGCGCAGCCGATAACGGATGAGCATGCTGTTCAGAACCTGGTCAAAGGCAATAACGAATTCGCGCTGGATCTGTATGAAAAAGTATGCGATATACAGGAATCGGATAACATCTTTTTTTCCCCTTACAGTATATCTTCGGCACTTGGAATGACCTACAATGGAGCCAGAGGACAAACGGCCGTTGATATGGCTCTGGTGCTGCACTTTACGTTACCCGTAGAGGCAGTCAACAGGGCATTCCATTCCTTAACCGAAACTCTGAGTTCGGCCGATTATTTGGGAGCAGAGTCAGGACATCCTTTCACTCTTTCCATATCCAACGGTTTATGGGTTCAGAATGGTTTTACCCTTCTCGATGAATACGTTGATGAAGTAACCCGGTATTACAGCGCCGCAGTCAGAAACCTTGACTTCATTGATGCTTCCGAACATTCGCGGGAAATAATAAACGACTGGGTTGCTGAGAGTACCATGAATAGAATAATGGATTTAATTCCTCCCGGGGTGCTGAAAGAGGATACCAGGGTCGTACTGACTAATGCTGTTTACTTCAAGGCTTCGTGGAGAAGACCTTTTGATGAAAGCATTACATTTGATGCTCCGTTCACGCTGATAGACGGATCCGAGATCGATGTTCCGATGATGAACCAGACGAACTATTTCAACTTCATTTCCACCGAAGGATGCAGCGCAGTTGAGCTTGATTATGCCGAGGGCAACGCAGGCATGCTTATACTTCTTCCCGATGGAGATATTCGGGAATTCCAAAAGGATCTCGACGCTGACATGCTTGAGACGATCAGAAGAAGGCTTTCATCATGTAACGTATCCCTATCCTTGCCAAGGTTCGAGTTTTCGCGAAGCATGCAGCTGAGCCAGATTCTTAAAACACTTGGAATGGAATCCGCCTTCGGAGGAGGAGCTGATTTCAGCGGTTTTACGGGAAGTCCGGACCTATTCATTTCGGAGGTTCTGCACAAGGCTTTTGTTAAGGTTGACGAAGAGGGCACGGAAGCAGCGGCAGCTACGGCAGTAATTATGGGCCTTACTGCGATACCTGCGCAACCGGTTGAGATGAATCTTAACCGGCCGTTCATGTTCTTCATACTGGACACGGAAACCGGTTCCATTGTTTTCATGGGAAGGGTAATGGATCCTTCGATGTAA